A single genomic interval of Plantibacter sp. Leaf314 harbors:
- a CDS encoding iron ABC transporter permease, whose product MFRSPLAIIVIVVLTWFVVTFLLFPNLNLLVGTFFPDGNFSARAVEKLFSSERALKALANSFLLAVTLSVTVNVVGIFIVLVTKYFVVRGARVLWLGYATTLIYGGIVLAAGYNFIYGRYGFVTNAVRNVFPDIDPNWFSGFFAVVIVMTFATTTNHMLFLSSALAKIDYQTIEAARNMGASTWTILWRIVLPALRPMIFAVTVLTFLIGLGALTAPLVLGGPDFQTVAPMIVTFSKSSSSQDLAALLAIILGLATIVLLAIMNRVEKSGVYFSVAKVATPLQKQRIQSRLGSVVVHVVAYLLFLLYVTPVLLIVLFSFLDSTAIQRGVITPGDFTLANYVTVFGTPSVLRPFIVSIVYSALASVIVVGGLLFVSRIIQRYRNRVTATFEYLLHIPWILPTILIALGLIMTFDRPNPLLGGAVLTGTTVLLLVAYIIVKIPFTLRLLKAAFAGIPDSLEDAARILGAKSLFTFRKVLFPLVLPTAAAITALNFNSLLDDYDAAVFLYQPLFEPLGIAIKASTEGENNLDSMSITFVYTVLLMIIMGVAMYLVYGRSAGGRRSRSGSRGARVRPVAAAATASTPTTATTTAPTVGADRPEEDPGFDRR is encoded by the coding sequence ATGTTCCGCTCGCCGCTCGCCATCATCGTGATCGTCGTCCTCACCTGGTTCGTCGTCACGTTCCTGCTGTTCCCGAACCTCAACCTCCTGGTCGGGACCTTCTTCCCCGACGGGAACTTCAGCGCACGCGCGGTGGAGAAGCTGTTCAGCTCCGAGCGGGCCCTCAAGGCGCTCGCGAACAGCTTCCTTCTGGCCGTGACGCTGTCGGTCACGGTCAACGTCGTCGGGATCTTCATCGTCCTCGTGACGAAGTACTTCGTCGTGCGTGGGGCGCGGGTGCTCTGGCTCGGGTACGCGACGACCCTCATCTACGGCGGCATCGTGCTCGCCGCCGGGTACAACTTCATCTACGGCCGCTACGGCTTCGTCACCAACGCGGTGCGGAACGTCTTCCCGGACATCGACCCCAACTGGTTCTCGGGCTTCTTCGCCGTCGTCATCGTGATGACGTTCGCGACGACGACGAACCACATGCTCTTCCTCTCCTCGGCGCTCGCCAAGATCGACTACCAGACCATCGAAGCCGCCCGGAACATGGGCGCGTCGACGTGGACGATCCTGTGGCGCATCGTGCTCCCGGCGCTCCGGCCCATGATCTTCGCCGTGACGGTGCTGACCTTCCTCATCGGCCTCGGGGCCCTCACCGCGCCGCTCGTGCTCGGCGGTCCCGACTTCCAGACCGTCGCGCCGATGATCGTGACGTTCTCGAAGAGTTCCAGCTCCCAGGACCTCGCCGCACTGCTCGCGATCATCCTCGGCTTGGCGACGATCGTGCTGCTCGCGATCATGAACCGCGTGGAGAAGTCCGGCGTGTACTTCTCGGTCGCGAAGGTGGCGACGCCCCTGCAGAAGCAACGGATCCAGAGTCGCCTCGGCAGCGTCGTCGTGCACGTCGTGGCCTACCTGCTCTTCCTCCTGTATGTGACGCCGGTGCTGCTCATCGTGCTGTTCTCCTTCCTCGACTCGACGGCGATCCAGCGCGGCGTGATCACCCCCGGTGACTTCACCCTGGCGAACTACGTGACCGTGTTCGGGACCCCGTCGGTGCTCCGACCGTTCATCGTCAGCATCGTCTACAGCGCCCTCGCCTCCGTGATCGTCGTCGGCGGGCTGCTCTTCGTCTCCCGGATCATCCAGCGCTACCGCAACCGGGTCACGGCGACGTTCGAGTACCTGCTGCATATCCCGTGGATCCTGCCGACGATCCTCATCGCGCTCGGGCTCATCATGACGTTCGACCGGCCGAACCCGCTGCTCGGCGGCGCGGTCCTGACCGGCACGACGGTGCTGCTCCTCGTCGCGTACATCATCGTGAAGATCCCGTTCACGCTCCGCCTGCTGAAGGCGGCGTTCGCCGGGATCCCCGACTCGCTCGAGGACGCCGCGCGGATCCTCGGCGCGAAGTCGCTGTTCACGTTCCGCAAGGTGCTGTTCCCGCTCGTGCTGCCGACGGCTGCGGCCATCACGGCGCTGAACTTCAACAGCCTGCTCGACGACTACGACGCCGCGGTGTTCCTGTACCAGCCGCTGTTCGAACCGCTCGGCATCGCGATCAAGGCGAGCACCGAGGGCGAGAACAACCTCGACTCGATGTCGATCACCTTCGTCTACACCGTGCTGCTCATGATCATCATGGGTGTCGCGATGTACCTCGTCTACGGGCGCTCGGCCGGCGGGCGTCGGTCGCGGAGCGGGTCGCGCGGGGCGCGGGTGCGTCCGGTCGCCGCGGCGGCCACGGCATCGACGCCCACCACCGCGACGACGACGGCTCCGACGGTCGGCGCGGACCGGCCCGAGGAGGATCCCGGCTTCGACCGTCGGTGA
- a CDS encoding amidohydrolase: protein MHRPTALDPADLDRLTALRRWLHRHPELSGEEDGTAAAITAFLADTAPDDVMTGLGGHGAAVVYRGAEPGPTLLLRAELDALPITEVTEVPHRSVHEGVGHHCGHDGHMAILAGVGVLLGRHRPTRGRVVLLFQPAEENAVGAAAVLADPAFEQVRPDLALALHNLSSLPFGQVVLDEGVVNCASRGLRVILEGEPTHASAPEGGVSPASALANLLTSLPALARGDGIDADYRLVTVTHAVLGEQAFGVAPGHGELWATLRTMTDAGMDALRADVERLALGAADEHGLRVTFEESDVFHHCENHPEAVALLRGALDREGVSHTTGVLERGSEDFGLFRTIAPSAMFFIGSRRTPESPALHHPDFDFPDELIGTGTRVFARAVRDLLG, encoded by the coding sequence ATGCACCGCCCGACCGCGCTCGATCCCGCCGACCTCGATCGCCTGACCGCCCTCCGTCGGTGGCTGCACCGTCACCCCGAGCTCTCCGGCGAGGAGGACGGCACCGCGGCGGCCATCACCGCCTTCCTCGCCGACACCGCGCCCGACGACGTCATGACGGGACTCGGCGGACACGGAGCGGCGGTGGTCTACCGGGGTGCCGAGCCCGGCCCCACGCTCCTCCTCCGCGCAGAACTCGACGCCCTGCCGATCACCGAGGTGACCGAGGTGCCACACCGCTCCGTGCACGAAGGCGTCGGCCACCACTGCGGTCACGACGGCCACATGGCGATCCTCGCGGGGGTCGGCGTCCTCCTCGGGCGCCACCGACCGACGCGCGGCCGAGTCGTCCTGCTGTTCCAGCCCGCCGAGGAGAACGCCGTCGGCGCCGCAGCGGTCCTCGCCGACCCGGCCTTCGAACAGGTGCGTCCCGATCTGGCCCTCGCGCTCCACAACCTCTCCTCACTGCCATTCGGCCAGGTCGTGCTCGACGAGGGGGTCGTGAACTGCGCTTCGCGCGGGCTGCGGGTCATCCTCGAGGGCGAACCCACGCACGCGTCGGCACCGGAAGGCGGCGTCTCCCCCGCATCGGCGCTCGCGAACCTGCTCACCTCCCTGCCGGCGCTCGCGCGAGGGGACGGGATCGATGCGGACTACCGCCTCGTGACGGTGACCCACGCCGTCCTCGGCGAGCAGGCGTTCGGTGTCGCGCCCGGGCACGGCGAGCTCTGGGCGACCCTCCGCACCATGACCGACGCGGGCATGGATGCGCTCCGTGCCGACGTCGAACGCCTCGCCCTCGGAGCAGCGGACGAGCACGGCCTCCGCGTCACGTTCGAGGAGTCGGACGTCTTCCACCACTGCGAGAACCACCCGGAGGCCGTCGCGCTCCTCCGAGGCGCACTCGACCGCGAAGGGGTCTCCCACACGACGGGCGTCCTCGAGCGGGGGTCCGAGGACTTCGGCCTATTCCGGACAATCGCCCCATCGGCCATGTTCTTCATCGGCTCGCGGCGCACGCCGGAATCACCCGCCTTGCACCACCCGGACTTCGACTTCCCCGACGAACTCATCGGCACCGGCACCCGGGTGTTCGCCAGAGCGGTCCGCGACCTCCTGGGGTGA
- a CDS encoding epoxide hydrolase family protein produces the protein MHTDIQPFRIDIPEDAIDELTRRLRATRFPPTLPGDDWSTGVPVHYLRRLVDHWADSFDWRAQQEALNAFPQFTTVIDGQTIHFLHVRSAVDGALPLVLTHGWPGSFVEFLDLIGPLTDPEAHGREAADAFDVVIPSLPGFGFSSPVVEGGWDAARIGRTWATLMERLGYERFGVQGGDIGAAVSPQVARAAPTRVVGVHVNGSLGMPLRAPSEAELASFTPLELDRLARVQAFMRDEYGYIAIQSTRPQTIGAALVDSPVGLLAWIIDKFHAWTVPREALPEAVVPLDRLLTNVSLYWFTETAGTAAYVGYAQHTAWGAVDEPSGVPTGVIMFAHDVGIRRYAEREHTITRWTDVTDRGGHFAALEEPAVLIDDLTEFFRPLR, from the coding sequence ATGCACACCGACATCCAGCCGTTCCGGATCGACATCCCCGAGGATGCGATCGACGAGCTCACGCGTCGACTCCGGGCCACCCGGTTCCCGCCGACGCTGCCGGGCGACGACTGGTCGACGGGGGTTCCGGTCCACTACCTCCGCCGCCTGGTCGACCACTGGGCGGACTCCTTCGACTGGCGTGCGCAGCAGGAGGCACTGAACGCGTTCCCGCAGTTCACGACGGTCATCGACGGGCAGACCATCCACTTCCTCCACGTCCGGTCGGCGGTCGACGGAGCGCTTCCACTGGTGCTCACGCACGGCTGGCCGGGGTCGTTCGTCGAGTTCCTGGACCTCATCGGCCCGCTCACCGACCCCGAGGCTCACGGGCGGGAGGCGGCTGACGCCTTCGACGTGGTCATCCCCTCGCTGCCCGGCTTCGGGTTCTCGAGCCCCGTCGTCGAGGGCGGTTGGGATGCGGCGCGGATCGGGCGGACGTGGGCGACGCTCATGGAGCGGCTCGGCTACGAACGGTTCGGCGTGCAGGGCGGCGACATCGGCGCTGCGGTCTCACCCCAGGTGGCGAGGGCGGCGCCGACCCGCGTGGTCGGCGTGCACGTCAACGGCTCGCTGGGGATGCCGTTGCGGGCGCCGAGCGAGGCGGAGCTGGCGAGCTTCACCCCGCTGGAACTCGACCGTCTCGCACGGGTCCAGGCCTTCATGCGTGACGAGTACGGCTACATCGCGATCCAGTCCACCCGGCCGCAGACGATCGGAGCGGCACTGGTCGACTCACCGGTCGGCCTGCTCGCGTGGATCATCGACAAGTTCCACGCGTGGACGGTGCCGCGCGAGGCGCTTCCCGAGGCGGTCGTCCCGCTCGATCGTCTGCTGACGAACGTCTCGCTGTACTGGTTCACCGAGACCGCCGGCACCGCCGCCTACGTCGGGTACGCGCAGCACACGGCGTGGGGTGCGGTCGACGAACCGTCCGGCGTCCCGACCGGCGTCATCATGTTCGCCCACGACGTCGGGATCCGGCGCTACGCCGAGCGGGAGCACACCATCACGCGGTGGACCGACGTCACCGACCGCGGCGGTCACTTCGCCGCCCTCGAGGAGCCGGCGGTACTCATCGACGATCTGACCGAGTTCTTCAGACCGCTCCGGTGA
- a CDS encoding GNAT family N-acetyltransferase, which produces MPLPEIEALTSDRLTLEPLSVDHAAAMVDVLADPALYTFTGGEAPSLDTLTTRYRTQLRGPADDSEAWLNWMVRRQDTDTLIGFVQATVRAEGEGGVDKGTLAEIAWVIDPAHQRLGFAAEATNAMVTWLHAHGVERFAASIHPEHTASQRVAQRQGLRPTSTVEDGEVRWESSAPEAPGQHGGTRPGPKH; this is translated from the coding sequence ATGCCCCTCCCCGAGATCGAAGCACTGACGTCGGACCGCCTCACGCTGGAGCCGCTCTCGGTCGACCATGCCGCGGCGATGGTCGACGTGCTCGCCGACCCGGCTCTGTACACCTTCACCGGTGGGGAAGCGCCGTCGCTCGACACGCTCACCACGCGGTACCGGACGCAGCTGCGGGGGCCGGCGGACGATTCGGAGGCCTGGCTCAACTGGATGGTGCGCCGCCAGGACACCGACACCCTCATCGGGTTCGTCCAGGCCACGGTGCGCGCCGAGGGTGAGGGTGGTGTGGACAAGGGCACGCTCGCTGAGATCGCCTGGGTCATCGACCCGGCCCACCAGCGACTCGGGTTCGCCGCCGAGGCCACCAACGCGATGGTCACCTGGCTGCACGCCCACGGGGTGGAGCGGTTCGCCGCGTCGATCCACCCGGAGCACACGGCGTCCCAGCGTGTGGCGCAGCGGCAGGGCCTGCGTCCGACGTCGACGGTCGAGGACGGCGAAGTCCGGTGGGAGTCGTCCGCCCCGGAGGCACCCGGGCAGCACGGAGGGACGAGACCCGGTCCGAAGCACTAG
- a CDS encoding YafY family protein: protein MWDTTSRTFRLLELLQRNGFMATERLAGDLGVTTRTVRRDVARLRDLGYPVDTRLGVDGGYSIEPGAVLPPIHLTTEEALACALALRRWQDDVDGTLAAGSLGKIVASLPPRARWIVDAVAAVTLDTPVDVLEPIDHPTVDIALLGDLARTCLVRRRVGFAYTGRDGTSTPRRVDPRRLVNTARRWYLVAFDLDADAWRTFRVDRITGFAATELPTRERPLPDPDVEGWVTRQLTVGWQQVTGTVRVHAPIEAVRRWVAPAWGSVEAVSPEVTVVRAGADSHDAIARWLLLVQADVEVIEPDGLRAAFGRVAEQAGRASESSPANPPPVTGAV from the coding sequence ATGTGGGATACGACGTCACGGACGTTCCGACTGCTGGAGCTGCTCCAGCGGAACGGGTTCATGGCCACCGAACGCTTGGCCGGTGACCTCGGCGTGACGACGAGGACCGTGCGCCGCGACGTGGCACGGCTCCGCGATCTCGGGTACCCGGTCGACACGCGCCTCGGGGTCGACGGCGGGTACTCGATCGAACCGGGCGCGGTGCTGCCACCGATCCATCTGACCACGGAGGAGGCGCTCGCCTGCGCGCTGGCGCTCCGGCGTTGGCAGGACGACGTCGACGGGACCCTCGCGGCCGGTTCGCTCGGGAAGATCGTCGCGTCGCTGCCCCCTCGGGCGCGCTGGATCGTCGACGCGGTCGCAGCCGTCACCCTCGACACCCCCGTGGACGTCCTAGAGCCGATCGACCATCCGACGGTCGACATCGCCCTCCTCGGCGACCTCGCGAGGACGTGCCTGGTGCGGCGCCGAGTCGGGTTCGCGTACACGGGGCGCGACGGGACCTCGACCCCGCGCCGCGTCGACCCACGGCGGCTCGTCAACACGGCACGGCGGTGGTACCTCGTCGCCTTCGACCTCGACGCCGACGCGTGGCGCACGTTCCGCGTCGACCGCATCACCGGGTTCGCGGCGACCGAGCTGCCCACGAGGGAACGTCCGCTCCCGGACCCGGACGTCGAGGGATGGGTCACCCGACAGCTCACCGTCGGCTGGCAGCAGGTCACCGGCACCGTCCGCGTCCACGCGCCGATCGAGGCGGTGCGCCGGTGGGTCGCACCGGCGTGGGGCAGCGTCGAAGCGGTGTCGCCCGAGGTCACGGTGGTGCGCGCCGGAGCGGACAGCCACGACGCGATCGCCCGGTGGTTGCTCCTGGTGCAGGCCGACGTGGAGGTGATCGAACCCGACGGGTTGCGGGCCGCGTTCGGCAGGGTGGCGGAGCAGGCGGGCCGGGCGTCCGAGTCGAGCCCGGCCAACCCGCCACCGGTCACCGGAGCGGTCTGA
- a CDS encoding transcriptional regulator, protein MSTPAPAFNEVIHAPLRLRICGLLRAVDELEFSVVRDALTIDDAKLSKHLKVLVDAGLITLRKERSSTRTDSRRLTWIALTPAGSVALEAHLAALSSIAAGIPVE, encoded by the coding sequence ATGAGCACACCGGCACCCGCCTTCAACGAGGTGATCCACGCGCCCCTCCGGCTCCGGATCTGCGGGCTGCTCCGCGCCGTCGACGAACTGGAGTTCTCCGTCGTCCGCGACGCCCTCACCATCGACGACGCCAAGCTCTCGAAGCATCTGAAGGTGCTGGTCGACGCCGGCCTGATCACCCTCCGCAAGGAACGGTCGTCGACACGGACCGACTCCCGGCGCCTCACCTGGATCGCCCTCACCCCCGCCGGTTCGGTCGCCCTCGAAGCCCACCTCGCCGCCCTGTCGAGCATCGCCGCCGGGATCCCGGTGGAGTGA
- a CDS encoding ABC transporter ATP-binding protein — protein sequence MITYDGIQVAFGDHLAIPDLNLTIEEGEFFTLLGPSGCGKTTALRTLAGFIQPTAGELIIDGKTVTRLPSEQRRVGMVFQNYALFPSMSVRENIAFGLQVRKTKRPETTKLVDEIAEQVELTPEQLEKNVAELSGGQQQRVAIARALVLKPRILLLDEPLSNLDAKLRVQLREQLKRLQSELGITTMYVTHDQEEALTMSDRIAVFNQGVVEQLGTPEEIYNHSATEFVGTFIGAINQLSPETVRALAGAGAPLDPSASAYLRLEKVAVVAADDHRTPPPGLVALQGTIVERSYHGAYSTYTVETVGGRLRAMVVESGTDALSPGSPAELRIDPSHVLQY from the coding sequence ATGATCACCTACGACGGCATCCAGGTCGCGTTCGGCGACCACCTGGCGATCCCGGACCTCAACCTGACGATCGAGGAGGGTGAGTTCTTCACCCTCCTCGGCCCGTCGGGCTGTGGGAAGACGACCGCGTTGCGCACCCTCGCCGGCTTCATCCAGCCGACGGCGGGCGAGCTGATCATCGACGGCAAGACCGTCACGCGCCTGCCGAGCGAGCAGCGTCGTGTCGGCATGGTGTTCCAGAACTACGCGCTCTTCCCGAGCATGAGCGTCCGGGAGAACATCGCGTTCGGGCTGCAGGTGCGGAAGACGAAGCGGCCGGAGACGACGAAGCTCGTCGACGAGATCGCCGAGCAGGTCGAACTCACCCCGGAACAGCTCGAGAAGAACGTCGCCGAGCTCTCCGGTGGGCAGCAGCAGCGCGTCGCCATCGCCCGCGCACTCGTCCTCAAGCCGCGCATCCTGCTGCTGGACGAGCCGCTCTCGAACCTCGACGCGAAGCTGCGCGTGCAGTTGCGCGAGCAGCTGAAGCGCCTGCAGAGCGAACTCGGCATCACGACGATGTACGTGACCCACGACCAGGAAGAGGCGCTCACGATGAGCGACCGGATCGCCGTGTTCAACCAGGGCGTCGTGGAGCAGCTGGGCACGCCGGAGGAGATCTACAACCACTCCGCCACCGAGTTCGTGGGTACGTTCATCGGCGCGATCAACCAGCTCTCGCCGGAGACGGTCCGGGCGCTCGCGGGTGCGGGCGCGCCGCTCGACCCGTCCGCGTCGGCGTACCTGCGGCTCGAGAAGGTCGCCGTGGTGGCGGCCGATGACCACCGCACACCGCCGCCCGGTCTGGTCGCGCTGCAGGGCACCATCGTGGAGCGCTCCTACCACGGCGCGTACTCGACCTACACGGTCGAGACCGTCGGCGGTCGGCTGCGCGCCATGGTCGTGGAGAGCGGCACGGACGCCCTGAGCCCCGGGTCGCCCGCCGAACTGCGCATCGACCCGAGCCACGTGCTCCAGTACTGA